In one Brienomyrus brachyistius isolate T26 chromosome 5, BBRACH_0.4, whole genome shotgun sequence genomic region, the following are encoded:
- the LOC125741931 gene encoding testis-expressed protein 47 isoform X2, with product MASALHKVWRLPSDDGSLVFDERESLLTQLLDSGRAYRKKFLLHRLVVASGISASCPGRMELGAHWETLCHRVQRRHHGDVVTGLLLLYPTCALHIVECSSEALVTILQDLGGVHTPEHSPPATDARVLAVSHDLPVRLFLQWSCKALPPVARTLAGGSEREPTEKLVTDALEQLVQLSQHMLKVPKGSKVAMDTALDQVPELMVPQGVVEELLKREELLTPKQYLEVYHSPLNALGDSGRASGHIFSSNFITTV from the exons ATGGCTTCCGCACTGCACAAAGTCTGGAGGCTTCCTTCGGATGATGGGAGCCTGGTCTTTGACGAGAGGGAGTCTCTGCTCACACAGCTGCTGGACTCAGGCAGGGCCTACAGAAAG aagtTCCTGTTGCACCGGCTGGTGGTAGCCTCTGGCATCTCTGCGAGCTGCCCGGGCAGGATGGAGCTGGGAG CCCACTGGGAGACCCTGTGCCACAGAGTCCAGCGCCGTCACCATGGAGACGTGGTTACCGGACTGCTGCTCCTCTACCCGACCTGCGCGCTTCACATCGTCGAG TGCTCCAGCGAAGCCCTGGTCACCATCCTGCAGGACCTGGGGGGTGTGCACACACCAGAGCACAG CCCCCCCGCCACGGACGCCAGGGTCCTGGcagtgtcacatgacctgccGGTGCGGCTCTTCCTGCAGTGGAGCTGCAAGGCGCTGCCTCCAGTGGCTCGGACTCTGGCGGGCGGCTCGGAGCGGGAGCCCACAGAGAAGCTGGTCACAGATGCTCTGGAGCAGCTGGTGCAGCTAAGCCAGCACATGCTCAAGGTGCCCAAG GGGTCAAAGGTCGCCATGGATACTGCCCTGGACCAGGTGCCAGAGCTGATGGTCCCGCAGGGTGTGGTGGAGGAGCTGCTGAAGAGAGAGGAGCTTCTCACGCCCAAGCAGTACTTGGAGGTCTACCACTCCCCACTCAACGCGTTGGGGGACTCCGGTAGGGCATCGG GACACATCTTCAGTAGCAACTTTATTACCACAGTATAG
- the LOC125741931 gene encoding testis-expressed protein 47 isoform X1, with amino-acid sequence MATQPCRLPVCKDVQDAGERSQRQGKFNTHPLGVRFSPCKWGGVCFALGFAAGCQCGPAVEPVGLQDMILNTETACPTAMKVGPDSPEENVGTSLFHRLWAQRMVMRSQEEMKFLLHRLVVASGISASCPGRMELGAHWETLCHRVQRRHHGDVVTGLLLLYPTCALHIVECSSEALVTILQDLGGVHTPEHSPPATDARVLAVSHDLPVRLFLQWSCKALPPVARTLAGGSEREPTEKLVTDALEQLVQLSQHMLKVPKGSKVAMDTALDQVPELMVPQGVVEELLKREELLTPKQYLEVYHSPLNALGDSGRASGHIFSSNFITTV; translated from the exons ATGGCGACTCAGCCCTGCCGACTGCCAGTTTGCAAGGACGTCCAGGATGCTGGTGAACGGAGCCAGCGTCAGGGTAAATTCAATACCCACCCCCTGGGGGTGAGATTCTCCCCCTGCAAATGGGGCGGAGTTTGTTTTGCTCTGGGATTTGCTGCCGGCTGTCAGTGTGGCCCTGCTGTGGAACCGGTGGGTCTCCAGGATATGATATTAAACACAGAGACAGCCTGTCCTACAGCTATGAAGGTAGGCCCAGACAGTCCAGAAGAAAATGTTGGGACCAGCCTCTTCCACCGCCTTTGGGCCCAGAGGATGGTGATGCGTTCGCAAGAGGAGATG aagtTCCTGTTGCACCGGCTGGTGGTAGCCTCTGGCATCTCTGCGAGCTGCCCGGGCAGGATGGAGCTGGGAG CCCACTGGGAGACCCTGTGCCACAGAGTCCAGCGCCGTCACCATGGAGACGTGGTTACCGGACTGCTGCTCCTCTACCCGACCTGCGCGCTTCACATCGTCGAG TGCTCCAGCGAAGCCCTGGTCACCATCCTGCAGGACCTGGGGGGTGTGCACACACCAGAGCACAG CCCCCCCGCCACGGACGCCAGGGTCCTGGcagtgtcacatgacctgccGGTGCGGCTCTTCCTGCAGTGGAGCTGCAAGGCGCTGCCTCCAGTGGCTCGGACTCTGGCGGGCGGCTCGGAGCGGGAGCCCACAGAGAAGCTGGTCACAGATGCTCTGGAGCAGCTGGTGCAGCTAAGCCAGCACATGCTCAAGGTGCCCAAG GGGTCAAAGGTCGCCATGGATACTGCCCTGGACCAGGTGCCAGAGCTGATGGTCCCGCAGGGTGTGGTGGAGGAGCTGCTGAAGAGAGAGGAGCTTCTCACGCCCAAGCAGTACTTGGAGGTCTACCACTCCCCACTCAACGCGTTGGGGGACTCCGGTAGGGCATCGG GACACATCTTCAGTAGCAACTTTATTACCACAGTATAG